From Novosphingobium decolorationis, one genomic window encodes:
- a CDS encoding MFS transporter: protein MTATPASEAATEAPWPPAREAWTAAFLLMLAYTLAFVDRQALALLVQPIKEDFGVSDTAMSLLYGLSFTLFYVLVGIPVAWVADRSNRRNIIAASIFIWSLATAACGMVRSFTGLFTARIAVGVGEGGLSPSAYSILADYFPKEKLGLAMGVYNMGVYFGGAGALILGGLIAGAIPPNSDVLIPLLGTMKGWHIIFLLLGIPGALLSLAMFLVREPKRRGSVSDAQPAAAPMGHFFSQLRTHGRAYFGIIVGFSLMIFVGNGTGAWIPAFLERSYGMNISEIGASYGWIVFFCGTGGALSGGFVASALEKRTPYGNLKAAVIGFTALIPLTIGFPLMPTASLALAGIGAMNFFAGFNFGGGLAALQGLTPNRMRAMVSVVYMLSINLIGSTLGPTAVALVTDLVFGDPARVGESISLVCAVASPLALVLLLVGMAGLKASARKENVA, encoded by the coding sequence ATGACCGCCACCCCCGCATCCGAGGCCGCCACCGAGGCGCCCTGGCCACCTGCGCGCGAAGCCTGGACCGCCGCGTTCCTGCTCATGCTGGCCTATACGCTGGCCTTTGTCGACCGCCAGGCGCTGGCGCTTCTGGTGCAGCCGATCAAGGAGGACTTCGGGGTCAGCGATACCGCGATGAGCCTGCTCTACGGCCTCTCGTTCACGCTGTTCTACGTCCTCGTCGGGATCCCGGTCGCCTGGGTGGCGGACCGCTCGAACCGGCGCAACATCATCGCGGCCTCGATCTTCATCTGGAGCCTGGCGACGGCGGCCTGCGGCATGGTGCGCAGCTTCACCGGCCTGTTCACCGCGCGCATCGCGGTGGGCGTGGGCGAGGGCGGCCTTTCGCCCTCGGCCTACTCGATCCTCGCCGACTACTTCCCCAAGGAGAAGCTGGGCCTGGCGATGGGCGTCTACAACATGGGCGTCTACTTCGGCGGCGCGGGCGCGCTGATCCTGGGTGGCCTCATTGCAGGCGCCATTCCGCCCAATTCCGATGTTCTCATTCCGCTGCTCGGCACGATGAAGGGCTGGCACATCATCTTCCTGCTGCTGGGTATTCCGGGCGCGCTGCTCTCGCTTGCGATGTTCCTCGTGCGCGAGCCCAAGCGCCGTGGCAGCGTCAGCGACGCACAGCCCGCAGCGGCGCCCATGGGCCACTTCTTCAGCCAGCTGCGCACGCACGGACGCGCCTACTTCGGGATCATCGTCGGCTTCTCGCTGATGATCTTCGTGGGCAACGGCACAGGCGCCTGGATCCCGGCCTTCCTGGAACGTTCCTACGGCATGAACATCAGCGAGATCGGCGCGTCCTATGGCTGGATCGTGTTCTTCTGCGGCACCGGCGGCGCGCTTTCGGGCGGCTTCGTGGCGAGCGCGCTGGAAAAGCGCACGCCCTATGGCAACCTCAAGGCCGCCGTCATCGGCTTTACCGCGCTGATCCCGCTTACCATCGGCTTCCCGCTGATGCCGACCGCCTCGCTGGCGCTCGCCGGGATCGGGGCGATGAACTTCTTTGCAGGGTTCAACTTTGGCGGCGGTCTTGCTGCTCTTCAGGGGCTGACCCCCAACCGCATGCGGGCGATGGTCTCCGTCGTCTACATGCTCTCGATCAACCTGATCGGTTCCACCCTCGGCCCGACGGCCGTGGCGCTGGTGACCGACCTCGTCTTTGGCGACCCGGCGCGGGTGGGCGAATCCATTTCGCTCGTGTGCGCGGTGGCCTCGCCGCTGGCTCTCGTCCTGCTGCTGGTGGGCATGGCCGGCCTCAAGGCATCTGCCCGGAAGGAAAATGTGGCATGA
- a CDS encoding sulfatase family protein — translation MKNLPSRKSPLGARMKKLALALAGTAAIASLPLSTAPVQAQSAAPRAEAGAQPVRTVDGKPMNMIFVLVDDLRFDAMGFLTPGLNTPNIDYLASHGTYFPNAVVTSSLCSPSRATILTGQTARNHGVIDNTNSSEKGLTFFPSYLQQAGYQTGFFGKWHMGDANADPRPGFDRWVSFQGQGTYFPTERLSPEEIAAGKRQQLNVDGVEVNRQKYITTELTDYALDWLKERDTKQPFFLYLSHKAVHSDPTPEESHKGEYADLDVDLPESWADTPRNNEGKPMWVRNQRNSWHGADFPYHTDEPLPEYIRRYYETLGSVDDSLGRILTYLRKNKLDRSTMIVFYSDNGFLFGDHGLIDKRNAYEPSVRMPMVVWAPEIVPEGKTVPNLVRNLDLAPTFLDLAGVAEPEQMEGKSFLSLAEGRTAPENWKAGDFVYEYYWDWQFPQTPTTFAIERDGWKYIQYHGIWDTEELYNVAQDPEELHNRIEDPAQLDRKNELRAALYADLANQRGKHDIPYTQRASKGLVLRHKDGHRAADFPSEWYAEPNLPGKMNDLYPDTEAKIEADRKGERYVPDRRGH, via the coding sequence ATGAAGAACCTCCCCTCGCGCAAGAGCCCACTTGGCGCGCGCATGAAGAAGCTCGCCCTGGCCCTTGCAGGCACGGCGGCGATTGCCAGCCTGCCGCTGTCCACGGCGCCGGTGCAGGCCCAGTCGGCGGCCCCAAGGGCCGAAGCCGGCGCGCAGCCGGTGCGCACCGTCGATGGCAAGCCGATGAACATGATCTTCGTGCTTGTCGATGACCTGCGTTTCGATGCCATGGGCTTCCTGACGCCGGGCCTCAACACGCCCAACATCGACTATCTCGCCAGCCACGGGACCTATTTCCCCAACGCGGTGGTGACTTCTTCGCTGTGCAGCCCGAGCCGGGCGACGATCCTGACCGGCCAGACCGCGCGCAACCACGGCGTGATCGACAATACCAATTCGAGCGAGAAGGGCCTCACCTTCTTCCCCAGCTACCTTCAGCAGGCGGGCTACCAGACCGGCTTCTTCGGCAAGTGGCACATGGGCGATGCCAATGCGGACCCGCGCCCCGGATTCGACCGCTGGGTCAGCTTCCAGGGGCAGGGCACCTATTTCCCGACCGAGCGTCTTTCGCCGGAGGAAATTGCGGCGGGCAAGCGCCAGCAGCTCAACGTCGATGGCGTGGAGGTGAACCGCCAGAAGTACATCACGACCGAGCTTACCGACTATGCGCTCGACTGGCTGAAGGAGCGCGACACGAAGCAGCCCTTCTTCCTCTACCTCAGCCATAAGGCGGTCCATTCCGACCCGACGCCCGAGGAAAGCCACAAGGGCGAATACGCGGATCTTGATGTCGATCTGCCCGAGAGCTGGGCGGACACGCCGCGCAACAACGAAGGCAAGCCCATGTGGGTGCGCAACCAGCGCAACAGCTGGCACGGCGCGGACTTCCCCTACCACACCGACGAGCCGCTGCCCGAGTATATCCGGCGCTATTACGAGACGCTGGGCTCGGTCGACGACAGCCTTGGCCGCATCCTCACGTACCTGCGCAAGAACAAGCTCGATCGCAGCACGATGATCGTGTTCTATTCCGACAACGGTTTTCTGTTCGGCGACCACGGCCTGATCGACAAGCGCAACGCCTACGAGCCTTCGGTGCGCATGCCGATGGTGGTCTGGGCGCCCGAGATCGTGCCCGAGGGCAAGACCGTGCCCAACCTGGTGCGCAATCTCGACCTCGCCCCGACGTTCCTCGATCTGGCGGGCGTGGCTGAGCCTGAACAGATGGAAGGCAAGAGCTTCCTCTCGCTCGCCGAGGGACGCACCGCGCCGGAAAACTGGAAGGCGGGCGACTTCGTCTACGAGTATTACTGGGACTGGCAGTTCCCGCAGACACCGACCACCTTCGCCATCGAGCGCGACGGGTGGAAGTACATCCAGTACCACGGCATCTGGGATACCGAGGAACTCTACAACGTGGCGCAGGACCCCGAGGAACTGCACAACCGCATCGAGGATCCCGCCCAGCTTGACCGTAAGAACGAGCTGCGCGCCGCCCTCTATGCCGACCTCGCCAACCAGCGGGGCAAGCACGACATCCCCTACACGCAGCGCGCCAGCAAGGGCCTGGTCCTGCGCCACAAGGATGGTCACCGCGCGGCCGACTTCCCGAGCGAGTGGTACGCAGAGCCCAACCTTCCGGGCAAGATGAACGACCTCTATCCTGACACCGAGGCCAAGATCGAGGCCGACCGCAAGGGGGAGCGCTACGTCCCGGACCGCCGCGGCCACTAA